The Burkholderiales bacterium JOSHI_001 genomic sequence AACGGCGTCAACGGCGACCACACCAGCCTGGGCGTCAAAGTCGGCATGAACTTCTGATCAGAGGCGCTTGATCAGCGGCACCAGGGCCAGGCCGGCCAGCATCAGGACCCAACTGCCCGGTTCTGGCACCGGCACCGCCGCACCCCACTGGATGGTGTGACCGTCGGTGGCCGCGCCGTTGGCGGCGGTGAAGCCATAGAACACCGGCTGCCCGGCCAGGCCCAGTGCGCCGAAGTCCACTCCGGCCTGCACCTCGAAGCTGCCCAGGTTGAGGTGTTCAATGCGACCGGTCAAGGTGCCGGTGTGGTCGTCCAGGCCCGAGGGCGTGTAGCGCAGTCGGCCGAACCAGGCGTAGTTGGTGTCGCGGATGGCGTCGCCCAGGCCGGTCTCGGTGGCCGCCAGCGGCGTGATGTTGCCGTCGGCCAGGATCTGCACGCTGGGCGACACCGGCTCGCCGTCAAAGTGGAAGGTGTCCACCGCGAAGGCCACGCTGGCGCCGAAGGCACCGCCTTCATAGCCCAGGCTGGACCCGCCCAGGCCCAGGCTGGGCGTGCTGCTCAGGGTGAAGGTGTAGCCGTCGCCGCGCAGGCCTTCCACGGCCGGGACGGACCAGACCCAGTCGAACTGGAAGGCCTGGTTGAAGTCCAGCGCCAGCGCGGTGGGCGCGAAAGCCGCGCCCGCCTGGTCGCCGGAGAAGGGCTGGGTCAGGTGCAGCAGGCTGTAGGTGAAGCCGTTGCCCGGCGTCAGGTTCTGCGCGCTGGCGCTGCCGAACAAGGTCCAGGCCGTGAAGTCCATCGGCCCGGAGATCATGTCCACGTTCTGCTGTGCGTGGGCCGGCAGGCACTGGCTGATCGCCAGCAGGCTGGCGGAAACGATGGCGGTGGTTCGCATGGGGAGTCCCTTCCTCGAAGTGGGTGACGACAGGGCCATGCTGCGGTGCGGCCATTAGCCAAGCGTTAGGCGCAGGGCGTTCGGGTGCCGCACAGGCCCCCCGGTTCGCGGGGGCGCGGCGCCGGCCGCCTCAGTCGGCCAGCTTCACTTGCACCAGTTCGCGCCCCTCCACCCGGAACGGCCGGCCACTGGGCAGGAAGGTGCGGATCTCGTGCTTCACCTCGCGCTTGGCCGCCGGGGCCAGCCAGATCACGCGTTCATGCCGGCTGTTGCTGTTGGTGGTGAGGTTGTTGGCCCAGCCCTTGGCCACCAGCCGCAGGGTGTCGAAGCGGCCGGCGGGCAGGTCCAGCGGCTCGGCAGCTTCGACCTCGTACTTCAAGTCGTAGCGCACCTTCCAGCCATTGGGGAAGAGCACGGTCTCGCTGCAATTGAACTTCTGCCCCGGCTTCAGCGGCCAGGGGTAGGCACAGCCGCCGTCGTTGCTGGTGAGGGACTTGCCACGCTCGCCGGGCGCACCCTCGGCATGGGCGAACTGCTCGACGTGCAGCGCCTTGCTTGCATCGCCACGCCACCAGGTGCGGGCCTGGCGCCGGGCGTCAATCCAGTACGTGTCGCCTTCCACCGCGGTGACGGTCTCACCCAGGTGGCCGGTTTCGTTCTTGGTGAGCAGGTCGGTCTCGCGGTAGTTCCAATGGTCCCCGGGCTTGAACTGCGGGGCGGGCATCTCCTGGGTGCCCGCGGCGGTGGCCAGGAGCGCAAGGGTGGTTGTGATGAGCGTGTGGTGCATGGGGCCTGTGCTGCGATGGGTGGAACACCCGCGCAGCGTGGCGCCGCACCGTTAGCCAAGCGCTAGCGTCACCGCCTGGGCCAGGGTGAGCGACTGGCCGCGCTGCCACTGCGCATCGGCGCGGGCCTGCAGGGCCTTCGCATCGCAATCGCCCTCCAGGGCCCAGGCGGCGCCTGCGAGCCGACGCAGGCGAAGCAGCTGGCGCTGGTCGGCGGGGTTCAGTTCGCCGAAATGGCGCTGCCAGTACAGGGCGGCAAAGGCCGCCAGCTGCAGCGCGTCGTCGGGGCGTTTCAAGTGGGCCAGGGCGCGCGGCAGGTTCCACAGGCCGTAGGCCAGGTCGAAGCCCAGCTGCTGCTGCCAGGCCACCTGGATGCATTCGAGGTAGCGCTCCCGCGCCTGCGGCCATTGCCGCAGGCCGCTGTGCACATTGCCCAGCAGGTTCAGCGCCTGCGACAACAGGCGTGCATGGCCCAGCGCACGTGCGCTGTCGGCCACCGGCCCGGCGCGTTCCAGCGCCTGCTGCCAGCGCCGTGCGTTGGCGGCGCACACGGCCAGGTTGTACAGCCCGTCGTTCACTGCGTGCCCGCGGTCCAGCGCCTGCCACAGCGCCAGGGCCTGCGCGTGCAGGGCCTCGCCCCGCGCCGGGTCGCGCAGGCCCTGGTTGGTGACGAAGGCCTGCAGCGCCAGCAGGCTGGCGCGCAGTTCAGGGCTGGGGTGCGCTGCTTCCAGTGCGCGGGCCTCGGCAAGCAAAGGCTGCACCTCGTCCACGCGATGGCGGCTGCGCCACAGCACGCGGGCCAGCCGGTGCAGGGCGCCTGCGCGCGCCGTGCCGGGCTGCGGCTCGGCGGCCAGGCCCGCCTGCGCGGCCTGCAGCGCGCGCTCGGCCTGGCCGGCGCGGAACCACATCGGGCCCAGCAGGCTGAGCCCCAGGCCGCGGCGGCGCGGGTCCGCCGCTGCCGCCACGGCCGCTTCGGCCTGGGCCAGGGCGGCGGTCGGCAGTGGCACGTCGTCGGCCGGACGGCGCCAGGCTGTCAGCAGTTCGATCGCGGCCTCGGCGGCCGCGGGGTCCTGGGGCGCGTCGGCGGCGGCGCTTTCCAGCGCGGCCTGCAGGTGCGGCAGCTCCTCGCGCAGCGAGGCCAGGGCCGGTGTGGGCGGCAGTGCGCGCGCCCATTGCACGGCCCAGTGGCGCAGGCGCGCGCGCCAGGCGCGCTGCGCGGGCGCATCCATCTGTGCCGATGCGAACTCGCGCACCGGCTGGAACAAGGCCACGCGGCGCGTTTCGTCGTGGCCGCCCAGCAGGCGCAGCATGGAATGCGCCACCAGTTCGTCCAGCGCGGCCCAGCTCTCGTGCGCCGGCCGGGGGCTGAGCTGGCGCGCAGCCTGCAGCGAGAACGGGCCGCGCCAGACGGTCAGCCCGCACAGCAGGTCGCGCGCCGCGGCCGACAGCGGTTGCCAGCTGGCGGCAATGCTGCGCTCGATGCTGTCGTGCCGGTGTGCCGCACCCGGGCGCGCCAGCAGGGTGAGCGCTGCCGTGCCCGGCCCCTGCAGACCTTGCAGCAGGTCGGCTGGGGGCATGCTGCGCAAACGGCTGGCCGCCAGTTCGATGGCCAGGGGCCAGCCCTCCAGGGCGTGGGCCAGGGCCACCATCACGCCCAGGTTGAGGGGCCCCAGCGTGACGTCGGCGCGCACCGCGCGCGCGCGGTCCAGCAACAGCGCCAGGGCCGGGCTGGCGGCGGCGCTGTCCGCATCGGCGTCGGGCGGCGGCAGGCGCAGGGCCGGCAGGGCGAATTCCTGCTCGCCGGCCACGCCCAGCGCGCGCCGCGAGGTGGCCAGCACATGCAGGCCCGGCAAGGCGCCAAGCAGCTGCTGCACCCAGGGCCCGGCGGCAGCACCCAGGGGCTCCAGGTTGTCCAGCAGCAGCAGGCCGCGCCGGCCGGCCAGCACCGCTTCCAGCTGGCGCAGGGCCTTGGGGCCTGTGCCGCCGCCCTGGGGCTGCAGCGCCGTGGCCAGTGCCGCGTCGGCCTGCGGCATGTCCGTGCAATCCACCAGCGACACGAACATCAC encodes the following:
- a CDS encoding PEP-CTERM motif protein (PFAM: PEP-CTERM motif~TIGRFAM: PEP-CTERM putative exosortase interaction domain); translation: MRTTAIVSASLLAISQCLPAHAQQNVDMISGPMDFTAWTLFGSASAQNLTPGNGFTYSLLHLTQPFSGDQAGAAFAPTALALDFNQAFQFDWVWSVPAVEGLRGDGYTFTLSSTPSLGLGGSSLGYEGGAFGASVAFAVDTFHFDGEPVSPSVQILADGNITPLAATETGLGDAIRDTNYAWFGRLRYTPSGLDDHTGTLTGRIEHLNLGSFEVQAGVDFGALGLAGQPVFYGFTAANGAATDGHTIQWGAAVPVPEPGSWVLMLAGLALVPLIKRL
- a CDS encoding putative ATPase, with the translated sequence MLSSASALPAAPPLPDSAPRWRLRLLGGFELQRGAQRLDRLPSRAAEALLARLAMAPQRAHAREALIELLWPGVALDVGRNRLRQVLSTLKTVLEPRGDTTAAPAVLQANRLTLALLPQAIDCDVPRFEALVRQRHWVEAQSLYQGELLPGLMDEWIEDERRRLAALAERVAEQAVQQEAATGANAAPPTPWPAADGVAPLPNFLGRFIGADDHAARLQGLLQGHRLVTVLGPGGAGKTRLVVELAHALRQSAGTFSSALTGAAIGWEFDAVMFVSLVDCTDMPQADAALATALQPQGGGTGPKALRQLEAVLAGRRGLLLLDNLEPLGAAAGPWVQQLLGALPGLHVLATSRRALGVAGEQEFALPALRLPPPDADADSAAASPALALLLDRARAVRADVTLGPLNLGVMVALAHALEGWPLAIELAASRLRSMPPADLLQGLQGPGTAALTLLARPGAAHRHDSIERSIAASWQPLSAAARDLLCGLTVWRGPFSLQAARQLSPRPAHESWAALDELVAHSMLRLLGGHDETRRVALFQPVREFASAQMDAPAQRAWRARLRHWAVQWARALPPTPALASLREELPHLQAALESAAADAPQDPAAAEAAIELLTAWRRPADDVPLPTAALAQAEAAVAAAADPRRRGLGLSLLGPMWFRAGQAERALQAAQAGLAAEPQPGTARAGALHRLARVLWRSRHRVDEVQPLLAEARALEAAHPSPELRASLLALQAFVTNQGLRDPARGEALHAQALALWQALDRGHAVNDGLYNLAVCAANARRWQQALERAGPVADSARALGHARLLSQALNLLGNVHSGLRQWPQARERYLECIQVAWQQQLGFDLAYGLWNLPRALAHLKRPDDALQLAAFAALYWQRHFGELNPADQRQLLRLRRLAGAAWALEGDCDAKALQARADAQWQRGQSLTLAQAVTLALG